The DNA window TTTAACATTACTAAAGAGTCAGTTTTAGAAACAAAACTTTTAGCTTTTTAGTTTTCACCATACTGACAGTTCACGTGACACCACACAGCTTAAAACCTTTACTATAAAACGTGACACTACATGTGAAACATGACGAGCAAAAACCATATGTTTCTATGTGTTGTTAGCTAGCAGGCTAATAGCAAGTAATAATAGCACAACTTCGCAAATTCAAACAGACCCACTGACGCTACGTCGTACTGAACATGCTCCTCTCAGCTGTTGATTGTTCAAACAGGTAGCACTTACTTTCTGAAGAAAAGCTAATCGTTCCATAAATGTTGCCATGGTTTAGCAATTCTAGCTGCGAGTTACTCATCTTCCTCCTGGGTGTACTAGAGGAAGGCGGGCCACAAAGTGACAGCTAGCCAATCACGCAACAACCAGCAATAATCCTGAAGTCCATTGGGCTTCTGGTTACGACAAAAGTCGAAAACAAGCGAATCATCTTAAAGAGACTTGGGACTGACACTTTGACTGACAGGGAAATAAACGAATCGCATAGCTAAATATTCTGCCGGATGTTTTATTCAGGACAGGGGTCAACAATATGGCGCTATCCACTGTTTACAGAAATGGGCCATCTGTTTGTTGAGGTGTAGCGTTATCTTTCCAAATTTGacagtaaatgcaaacaaatgttaGGAGCGTCAGTTTGGAATTAATCACCTGTCTATACTGTGCTTTCACTTGATGATAAAACCCTAAAGGACGTCTGTTAACCCTGACCAGCAACAACCATGTCTGGGTCAAATGTCTGGAGTCGCAGCCGAGAGAAAATACGACTTTTCCCCGAACTTTTAGCACAGTGTACGGGAGAGGTGAGGAATAAAAAACGAGGGGTGGAATGTTCTTGTACTTAGCGAATTAATACAGCTGTGCAATCTAAATCAACCAATAGGTCAGCTCTGCTATAATATCTGCTTGAACAATGTTATATATCTTAGTTATTACTTCtattaattctgtgtgtttattattacggtcatagtgggtggtggagtcatacttgGAGTGCAATataatatgaatataatattttgtcccctgattcattttaaatagggtgaccAAAACACTAGCACCGCCCATTATACAGCATAACTTCTGTATtggaattgaattaaattttaCAAGTACCTAACGTTGTGATTTATTGGTTTGTATGTTAAGTTGAATTTAACAGAGAAATTTACTTGCTTTACAAACCAAATTATTGGAGGACATAGGCCTATTTCCTCAAGAGTGTATTGTGACTGCGAATAAATACCTTTTAAATATTAACCACATGGTTTATAACACTACAGTTAAGCCCCATATTCAGAATGTAGTctattaattgattaattataTTTACCGGTAATGGTGATATGGCTAGTTTAGAGCCAGAGTTAGGGTTGTACTCGCATAGGCCTAAAATCAGCtttttgtgtcagttttatttgtgtatttggctgtaaaacatttgtattttctaaataaaatgttatatgtacagtactgtgcaaaagTATTAGGCCATCATCAGCTTTGCTGTTGTAGCAGAGTTGCAATAAAAATCTATATCTATTTCTAGGTCTCTTTATTAAGATAAGAAAATACAGGGAATATTTACATGTtctaaaaaacatccaaaagGCAGCATTTAGCAAATCTTGAATTTTTCTGGGGAGACTGCTGTGAAGTTTTCTTAAGTAATCTTCTTATATATTATACCAGTCTTCCTTCAGCACTTCCTAGAGTTCCTTTTTACACCAAAGCGTGTCTTTTATTCCCAATCAGATTCAGAAGAAATTCCATGATGAATTATAACCTGTCTGTGAATTTTAGCATTCAGGATGGGATAATTTCAGTAACACCACAGGCAGAAATGTACCCCCAAACCATGAGAGACCTTTTATCATGTTTCACAGGCATCTGCAAGCACTAATTCTTCCACTTTCTTTAACTCTGCTTCTCACATATTGTCAACGATTGGATACAAATCTTTAAACTTCAATTAATCACtccatatttttttcactgacCTTTACTGCAATCCTTTTGAGCTTGTGCATATCTCAGTCTTTTCACCCTATTCCCCTTCTGAAAAAGTGGTTTCTTGGCTGCTATCGTTCCCCAAAGGCCATTCCTCATTAAGCTGCTTTAGACTGTGGAAGGATCAACTGGGCATCCAGATGAAGCTGCCAGATGCTGAGGAAGGGTCTTGCTGTACTTCTTCTGGTTTCTCtaacaagaacattttcatcAGAGTTTACGAGTGTGACAGTCCCTCCTATATTTTATAGTTGTagtctataaaaaaaaagactgaaataaatatatatggtCACAATAGTATTGCTCAAACAACCAGTCTAATGGTGGCCTAAAGATTTTGCGCAgtaccatttatttatttatatactgtatgtatttaaacTAGGGCTTTGGTTAGTATATTATGCATGATTACACAATGATGCACAGTTGTAGCCCCTTATTGTTACACAGAGAACTGACATGAGCCAAAACAAAGgataaaaatagtaaaataaaagaggTAGTAATACTGACATTTATGTAATAGGAGTATAGATGTGTCcctttgaatacatttttgtaaatcatAAGACCAGCATGTAATGGGTGAAATAAATGTCATCACTTTGTGATTCAGGCAGCAGCATATGGGAAGTGTGTGGCAGCCACcacaacagacagacaggagtTGAAAAAGGACCTGTGTGCCAAGGAATTTGAAGCACTGAAGACATGCTTTCTAAATGCAGTAAGTTGCAGTAATCCTCCTACTTGTTTTGCATAGTGGTGATTGAcagtcattatttaaaaattgttgttACAGGCCAAGAAGAGAGCCAGATAAGTGGACACCATCCTGGCTGTTTTAGAAGAGGGACTTTAGCAGAGAAACAAGAAGTACATACATGGTCTGCTTAAatggtgcttttatccaaagcactttacaatggtGCTTTTCTTTCACTCATTTACACCCAAGTCAAAAGTTTGTTGTGCAAACTGTGGGATTGCAGTACAGTTTATTCTGCAGCcttgatgaaaatatagcactATTGCTAGATGCTCGTAAATGACTGTAAATAACTATCTGTATCATGTGTTGAAATATTAACTTTGTATGACTCATTGTTAAAATAGAAACTGTACATTGCTGACATCAAATAATGTGTAATATAGAGATGTGAATAAAATTGCTGAATTTATCTCAGACCAACAGCCAgaaatgttagttttattttaatagttttatttaccCTTATCAACAAAATGTACACAGGTACAATGCACATAGAAAAAGAGTTAGGAATATAGTCTCTTGTACAAAGCAACAGTCTatcatgtgtttatgtgctaaCTGATGAATAAATATCCAGAAATGTTGGATTAATAAACAACCAATCTAGATTCTCTTGcacattcaaagaaaaaaaaaagacctcatCTTGAAAAAGCTCTAAGTCTGGTTTGATAATCATCCGTACTGCAGCATATGGATTGGAAGGCACTGATAAATCTAAAGGAAGAAACACTGAAGATGGAATGATTAGTAACTGGATTCTGGATCAAGCTACTTTAATGTCTACAATGTGTAATTATTAGTAAGGATACACTTTACACATTGTAGCTCCAGCAAGAGGTTGAGAGAATTTGTTTACTTTCGTTTGAACGTATGGTAAAATAACACTACAAATCTACATCCCATTCAATATGTTGTACATGTAGGttcaaaaacacagcaaacataACAGTTCCACAAAATTTACATCTCagaataagtaaaaacaaactgacaaaaaaaaaacagattttaaactATCAAATTCTGATAGACTATTTGCCCTTTCTAGATGCTCCATATAATATTTGCATAGATATATATACATTTCAACAGTAAACTCTTGAAACAAATTTTCCctaaagactaaaataaattaatatttacaaataCTTTGCTTTTTAATAAAGACTTTGGGATATCTGAGTACACAGTATcaagaatgagaaaatattccACTTTGTCCATGTTTTTAAGAAGGCAACAGGGAACGTAAGGCAACGGTCAATGAGGCTGTGTAGGTATATATATCTTTATACTAGCTGTCCAatcattgtgtctgtgtgttatttCGCTTCTTTATCCTCTGAGGCCTGTTTAATCTGCCGTGAATGCACCATTGCACCCGCCAGCAGCTGCTCCTCCAGGGCCGCATGCAGGTCTGAGCCCCCCAGCTCAAGCAGAGGCTCCAGCCCAGGAACCCCCCTGGACTTTCCAGTCTCCTCTGGGGACCTTCCAGCTGCCCTGCGTTTCCGCTTTAGATCCATCCCCCCCTGGTCCCTGACCTTCTCATGGGAACCCTGGGGGTGAACCTCGGCTTTGACGGCCCTATCTTCCACACCTTCTCTGGGGTCTGCCTCAGCAGCTACTTTCTCTTTGAGGTCTCGTCCTCCTTTCTTCAAAGCTTCATCATCTTCCCTCTCAGCCCCTTGTGCAGCCTTTCCAGCATTTTTGTCCTCTATGACTTGTAGCTTGGCCAGCCTATCTTGagcctcctctgcctccttctcgTTCCTCACTTTATCAAGAATTTCACTGTCTGCTTTCCAATTGTCCTGCTTGACCCTTTCCTCCGTAGCTTTCTGCTGTGCAGGTTTTACTTTCTCCAGCTCTTGTTCTCTGGCCagcttctctcttctctccctttccTGTCGTTCTTTCGCCACTCTTGCCTGCACTTCTTTATCTATTCTCTCCTTCTCTAACTCCTGTTCTCtggtctctcgctctctttccaGCTGTTCCTTTTCTAACCTTGCTTGCAACTCTTTCTTTAtcatttctctctccactcGTTGCTTCTCCAACTCCTGCTCTTTTGccatcttttcttttatctcaTTTTCCATCCGTGCCTGAACttctttttctatcttttctctctctactctTTGCTTTTCTAACTCCTGCTCTCTCAGAATtttttccttcatctctctctcaaTCTGCTgccttttaacattttcaattcCCTCTTTTTCCTCACCTAGActtctttcttcatctttaGGTTGAGCACCCTGATCATTTTCAGGCACAGGTTGATGGCCATCAGATTTTTTCTTTCCTAGCGGTACTCCCCTTGCCCCAAGTTCATTCTCTTTATGAGATTCTCCGCCAGGTGCTACGTGGCCATCTTCCTTGTACGCAACTGCAACATTATCATGAGCAGCCTTTTCCCCAGCCTTGGCTTGATTCTGGCCTATGGGATGAGGTTCAACCACTCCGACCTGTGGAGCTCCCCCTTCAGCTCCAGCTCCCTCCTTGGGTTGCTTTAGGTCCGAGGCCAGGCCAGCATCTTTCGGCTTTGCTGCTTCACCTTCCATCCCCTCTAACTGTTCAGCGTTGCCTTTCTCTGTGTCGATTTCACCAGCAGCCCCTTTAATTACAAACACTTTGTCACAATTTCTTAAATTAAGGTTCTCTCATGTCAACAAAACATTATGCGCATACGCACCTGCAGGCTGTTTCTGGTGGATTTCCTTGTGTTGCTCTTCTATGACAGCCAGCAGTTTTTCCTGCTGGTCTAGAAGTCTCTTCTGTTGTTCTTGTTGCTCCTTAATCACCTGCAGTAGCACTGCATGGTCGAGCTGGCCCTctgcatgaagaaaaaaaacattgaaataaaacaattgacAAACTATTATGGGAACTTTATATTATAATAGTTCCCAAATAACTGCATTTTTGGGATCTGTGAGAAGGTGAAGCTGTGGGGCCAGGCTCTTTGTaagagataaagagaaagaCACTGGACTATTTAAGTGttcattcaaacacacatcTCTAGGTTGTAGCCTTAAAGATTAACAGCGAGTGTGAAAACTATGTTAGAATAGGAGGTGATGGGAGCTTCATGTACAAATTACTATACGTGTTGtgtgaatatgtaaatatttattacttaaacaataaatgaatgaaattcaagacaagaagaaaaggcAAGAGGGAATTCATACCTGCAACCAGCTTTTTTATCACTGTGATAGGCGTCcagcagagaagagaaagaaagaaaaagatagagaaggagagagagcgGGCAAAAGTAAGCATTggaaaaaaagtcaacaaaatcaaaaaaggaGTGCTTAAAGTATCAAGCCAAGTCAGGACAAAAGACACCTCTTTTGTCCTCTCCTTCGTGGGTGTTCAAAAGTAGTCCCAGTAAGCAATAGCACACCACAGAACTCAGATTATTTAAATCAAGCACACTTGGATGAAGTAAATAAATGCAGGAGTATAAACAACATGcagcaaatcaaagcaaaagactgaaatagCCTATTAAAACCTCATCAATCATTGTCaatgtcatgtttgtgtttaagtaCCATTTAAAAGAATAAGTTTAAACTTCTACAGAGGGGCTTTCTATATGGTGGGAAAAGCAATGGTTAGGCTGTATGGCATTCCCACCCTCTAATGGTACAAAATATGTATAGTACCAACTGACTTACAgagcaaaatatttttatgcagCTGTGATGCATTACAACACATCCAATTAACTGCATAGATGTAAATTAAGTTAATTTTCACCTAAGTCTGACAAGATATGTCTAATCTTCCAAACCATGGTACAGAATTTGCTGCCAGGTAAGTAAGCTAAGACTATTACCTCTGGACTATAACTTTTTCTGCTCTACTTACCATCCATCTTCTCATCTGTGTCTGCCGGAGCCTCGTCTGCAGCAGGATGATGCTCTCCATTTGGAAGTTTAGCTGAAGAATCAAATATCACAAagactgttttgcatttttccttTATCTTTTCTTCCTTGCATTGCAATAATGCTAAACATGTACAGCAGCAAATACTCTGCAAATACCTGCAGCTTCTGGAGCTTTGCCCACTTTATCCGGTTGGATCACGGCATCCTGGTTGGCCACCTTAGCTTCATTCTCCACAACAGGGTCTTTCACAGGATCTAGCCTCTCCACTTCCTTTAGTGGAAGATTGTCCTTTTTGCCTTGTTCCGCTGCCTGCTTCTCCGGCACCTCATTGGACAGGACCTTGCCTCCATCCTTaatcctttcctctttcctaaTTTCAACCTCTACAGGCTTTAGTTTCTCCTCAACCCTCTCATCTTTTTTGTCCTCTACCTTCACTGCATGTACTAAACCATActcctcttctcttttgtgttcttcctctccctctggCTGTTTCTTGTCCTCCTCTAGCTcagcaatgttctttttttcatctaCCTTGACCTTGTCATGAGGAATGGGAGGTTCGTGGCGATGGGCCTCTCCCTCCGGCACCGCTACACCtgagcaaaaatacaaaacatcacTTCTTCAGAACAATTCAAGCTCGGCTGAAAATTTCTAGCTTTGGTTCAGTTTTCCTTACCAGCATCAGGACGGTCCAACTGCACCTCTTCGTCTTCCTTCCTCTCAGGTAATTCCACTGGTCCTTTAATCTGAGGGGGCTCACCTTGTTCCTTCTCTGGGGGTTTGACCACATCCAAAGCCTGGAGGTTAGGTTTTTCTTCCTCGACTGGTTTCTCGTTTGCGGCCTTATCTACAGCTagacacacaaaatataatcCGTTACAATACTGACTACTGAATAATACctacaggaaacaaacaaaaatcaaacagatTCCAAAGATCCTTAAGCCAATGTCCCTgcagaagaaaagaaactaaGTAAGCAAGTCCTTAGGTTGTAGATTTATATAATCCTCAAGTGAACATCTCATGCTGGGATGTTTTAACTCAGATACTGCTGTTGAGgtttttatttgcctttgaaacattttctctcagacaatacatacagtattacaCATTATTGTGACTAAATAAAGAAACCATAAAACCAGGCACAGTTTATTTCAAGACTTTTTCTTATCTGAGATAAGTAAAATTATTGGACTGGCTCTGGCATCTGCTGTTTTCTTGTACACTATTTTGTGAGGTTTATTGTACACATTAACTGCAGgccttaaaataaattaacaccCTGGAATATCTCACATGGACTGTGTGAACTGATACAATcaggttttaatatttgtaggAATGGTAGATCCACTAGGTGGCAGCAAATACTGATAATGGTTAGACAACCGCTATGTTGTAATAAATAGGCAAGAGagatgagagaagaggaagtgGTATTAATTGAAATTGAAACTGCCAAATAAGAAACAggtgtgaaagaaaaaatgggAAGAAATAACACAGTAAAGTCAAACAATGATTCAGAAGCAAAATGCTGATGCGCTGAACCATTAAGGGTAAATTACGGTTTCTCTCAGCAAAACTGATAACATTCACGTTTTCTCTTACATGTCATCTGCACTTGTTTTGTCTGCACCCCTTTACCCTCTCCAAACCTCTAACAACCCATTTCCTTTACACAGCCACAGCTTCGAGGCATTTTATGGCTGCCATAGGAGATATTGTGAGGGAAACAGAGGTGTAGACAAtgtgtttggggggggaggggtggTAGGAGGAATGAACAGAGGTAGAGGGGTGCTGGAAATTGCTGGAGTTTGAAGGGCATCACTCTCGCTCAATCAATGTCAAGCACTGAGTGCTGCTCTCAGATATTATCAAGAGGTTATCTCCTCACCCCGCCTGTCTATCAGTCACTCTGTCTCCATCTTTTCTTCTCACAGAGATGAAAGGAACCCTTTCTTTGGCTGTggctttgtgcttttgttttagtCTCTCTGGCACTTTGCTACATGGCTCTCACTCTGTTTTCATTGCTCTTTTAAGATGCTGCAGTCtatgactttaaaaataaaacaagaaataaacagTGCCACTTGCATGAAATAATTGCATGGAGCACTGCTTTCCAATCCTAGATGCAATAAACAACCCTGGCTCTGGCccaatgaggaaaatgtttccATGGTTTATTAGAAAACCACTTTCATCTACAGTCCATCATGTATTTAAGTGATTAATAAATGTCATGATCTTTACCATGCGGTTCAGGGAGATCTAGTGGCAGCAGGTTATTCTTGTTAggtgctggaggaggaggaagttgGGCTCTGGTGCCAGAGCTACTTGCTGAAATTGAGAGGGTGGTAAAGGTGCTGATCAGCAGAATGCCCAGACCCACCCAAAGTACCAGCTACAGGAAAGAAAGACGAGAAGAACAATAGGtcagaaaacagtgaataaacatatttttactaatTGAGAACTTGTCACTATGTAACCTGTGCAATGATGCCATTCTTCTGGATTTTCCTGTAGATGAGAGCAGGGCATATGAAGCAGATAAGGCTACCCATGGTGGCTCCGGTCAGACCCAGAATTGTTTCCACTAAAGGGAGAAAAGAGGACAAACATTCTGTCGTACTGAGATAATGAAGCAGAAACCAGCTGTAACAACACAAAGCAATTTCCatctaatattaataaaactgaTAATGCTTAACTTTTGAATGCCAAAGTACTTTGAGACCAAAACTAATTACCAGAAATTAATGCATAAATATCTAAGATATTAAgctaaatgtaatgtataaatAGGTGAAATTGTTAAATCAAGGTAATCGAATAGAATAGTCTAAAAAAATccagcttgtgttgttttaggTGGTGGTATTGTATAAACTTGATTAtgcctgtttatttttttaatcagctgggaaatatttgttaatatttgtgacttAGGTGAAGGTCAGACCACATGTATTGTCCTAAAACAAGTtccacattaaatattttactcaactAAAATTACTAAGCAGATGATTAACATTTTACCTAAAGTACAAAACCGAAAATTCAACATAGTGTATTTTACACAATAATGATTAGTTTGAGGTCATCTTATAAAGATGTGAGGCAAAACATAGCACATGCTAATGGGGCAGAGGATTTAATGACCCACAGCGAACACTGTTCTATCACTCTTCTAAAAATTACTCAAAGCAATtctcaaaatgtatttctgccTCCATTCATTCTTGCCAGTGCCATTCATAATCGCCAGCCACATGTATGCCACCCATGCATGGGACCTCGCTTATGGCAGCGGAAAGTCCTGGCCCCACCCCACTCTCTGTGGACCAGGCCGGCTGGGCATCAGGCCCGGAAACCCATCTTTCATCCAGAGGACGGACACCATATTGTCTTGGTCAGATTTAGTGTCCATTCTCCCCAGGGTCCTTACCTCCTTTCTCCTGAGTCTATTAGTCTGATTAAATACACAAAGAGCCAGACAAACCtgctctgcatgtgtgtctttgtgtgtctgtgtccgcCCAATATAGAGTTTAACAAACAGCCACTATATAAAAGATGAATTAAAGATAAACTTGCTAACCTTTACATCGACACCATTTTGGAACAGTTTGTGAGAGGGATGGAAAGACTGAAAAGAACCTGACCCAGAGCCAGTTTTGGCATATacaaggtttgtgtgtgtgtgtgtgtgtgtgtgtgtgtgtgtgtgtgtgtgtgtgtgtgtgtgtgtgtgcgcgtaaGAGAGAGTCAGCCTGGGAGAATAATAGCCCTATCTTCCTGTCCACCATCTAAAAGGAGATAAAAGTTAGGGCCCTGATTTAAGGACTGTGTTAGAGTGTGACAGTCACTGACTCGTaaagtcacattcacacatgtcGTAAAGCTCCCTAGATACTCCGCCCACATAAAGGAACACATGCACCTTAAAGACCAAGCTACACACATGCAACTTCAATCTATGCCCAATTCatgcccccccacacacacacgcctacaaacacacacaatgtaccATTGGGGATGAGAATGCCTCCCAGCATGGTGCCAAACACAATGCAGAGGGTTATCATCTTGAAGCGCAGAGGAGGCATGTATCCTCCAGCAGCAAATGTCCCATCCTTCTGCTgtaagacagaaacagaaatgaaaaagagagaTAACAGAAAGacgaaagaaacaaaaaaaaggtaaaaaaaaaatccatctgaTTTTCTTTAGagttaatttttgtttcttgGCAATACACAAAGATGATGTTGAATTGTTTGGTATTATTACTACACCAGTTTTAGTGCATAATTTTACCACTAATATCAACATCTGCCTCTTTTCCCCCCCAACTGCATTACAGACATAGTAAAACTGTTAGTTGAATACGTTAAAGTATAAAAGAAAGCCAGAGCATTTCCAGTCTATATTCAAGTATAACAGTTTCTATTTAAACTGACCTGCTGTTCAAAAAGCATGGTGTTGATGGCCTGGCGGCAAGGCAGGATCATCATGGGGAATCCGACTGCCACAGACATCATAAAGCCCACGCGGATCATTTCCGTCACTAGGTTGGATGGGAAGTTCATCAGCACATTGCCTGCAATGTTTTCTGTAAAGCTGACATAACCAAAGAACCCCACCTAAGACATAGATGGATGCAAACATACACAGggttagaaataaataaaaaaaaaaaaaaacatttattattacatttaatttaactgGGGTGAAGTTCAATCATTTTCTAACTATGCAcatgtataaaatatttgttgtgcTGTCCGACGGAACATCATCTTTGAAGACCAActcaaaagaaaacttttttaaattttagtagCTTCTAATTTGACAATAATGTAAATCACAAACAAAGTTCAGGTCAAGCAGGCAGCTTGACTGCTGTGACAAAGGCAAACGTGACTTATGTGAATGGCAAAAGCACTTCCACTCACAGTGATGTAGAAGATGGTGACCACGTTGAGGGCCGAGGTGAAGATAGTGCTCATGCGCTTGACGGATGGCTCCTCCAGGCTATCATAGGTCGGCAGCACCTgcctgcaaaagaaaagaagcccAAAAAACATACTCTGCATGCTGCAGTGACTCAAAGCCATGCTCGTGCATCTGTTGTACATTCATGTGCTGTCTGAATTGTTTGGTCATACAACATGTTCTACAAAAAGTAGATGTCACATTAATCAgcagagcagttttttttttcataccaTTTTTTATCATACCATGAGACAGCTGATGGTATGACAGTCTACTTAGTTAAAAACTGGTACTGGAAACtgctctgtatttttttttaagtaagcaGCCATATGGAAGCCAATTTGTGTCACCTAATTATCAAATGATGCATGTTCCTCCTCATGTCCTTGTCGGCATACAGCAGacaaatgatttcttttttctttttcgccCACTAAAGTTTTAACACTGTAAGGCGATCATAAGgaacatattaaaataagatTGTCTACCAAGCAGTATTTAGACTTCTTATTGGAGTGATTCTAAAATCATTCACTATACaatgaaaaacatcaaaaatataaGTTCTCTAAGTTTAGCTCACATGCACATGAATGCAACAAGTTTCCAACGTGCAACTGTTTTATACATATTATGTAACTTGCAGTCAATGTTTTAATCTGCAGCATAAAATGTCGTTTTCAAAATGACAGTAAATGGAAGTAATTTTATAGCAGTGGTGTGACGCATGAAGTCTGTGTACCCAATGTGTTTCTGtatgggtgggtgtgtgtgtgtgtgtgtgtgtgtgtgtgtgtgtgtgtgtgtgtgtgtgggggggggggtgataaGAGTCAAGGCTGGCTGAAGCTCAACATCAACCTGAGACATTCTTTTTGTCCTGTGCTCCAAGAAAGTCTGGTGGGGACTATCGGCATATTACCACTCAATTTATAGGttttatacacatgcacacacacacgaacacacacacacacacacacacacacgcacacatacatacacgcatatctacatacacacacacctcacaaaaagttagggatatttgatATATATCATGGGAAAAAAGTAAGTAATAAGTTCATGCTAAAATGACTTATCA is part of the Channa argus isolate prfri chromosome 20, Channa argus male v1.0, whole genome shotgun sequence genome and encodes:
- the ndufaf8 gene encoding NADH dehydrogenase [ubiquinone] 1 alpha subcomplex assembly factor 8, whose product is MSGSNVWSRSREKIRLFPELLAQCTGEAAAYGKCVAATTTDRQELKKDLCAKEFEALKTCFLNAAKKRAR